DNA from Lentibacillus amyloliquefaciens:
ACAAAGGTGGGGCACCGCACGAATCAAGCCCATTTCAAAGGGAGGTATATCTCATATAAAAACCCGGCCACAAGTGCCGGGTTTTTTGCGGGGGTGCTATAAATCAGCCCATACCGCACTGAATAGGGGCGGGCGAGCGCGGAACATGAGCGCGAGCACACGAACATGGGCCGGAGAACGAAAACATGGGCCGGAACACACAAAACATGAGCGCGAGAACGATAACATGAGCTTGAAATCACAAACCTCTTCAAGAACGCATAAACATAGCGCCGGTTGTCATCTTCGGCATTCAGTACATAGTGAAATTTTCCTATTCTTTTTTAAAAAATGGCAGTTATATGTTGAATTTTGTGGTAAAATATAATATTAGTAGCAGTGTGTTTACATACGTAAAGAGGAACGTATTTGATGACAGGGAGGATCTTGTGAATGTTTTCAAGGGACATAGGGATTGACCTTGGGACTGCCAATGTGTTGATCCATGTGAAAGGAAAAGGAATTGTTTTAAATGAACCGTCCGTTGTGGCCATGAACCGCAATACCGGCCGTGTACTTGAAGTCGGGGAAGAAGCGCGCCGCATGGTTGGACGTACCCCAGGCAATATCGAAGCGATCCGCCCGCTGAAAGATGGTGTGATTGCAGATTTTGATGTGACAGAAGCGATGCTGCGGCATTTTATAGATAAAATAAACGTAAAAGGCTTTTTTACGAAACCAACGATGCTGATTTGCTGTCCAACCAACATTACGAAAGTGGAGCAAAAAGCGATTAAAGAAGCTGCAGAGAAATCCGGCGGTAAAAAAGTATACTTGGAAGAGGAGCCGAAAGTGGCTGCTGTTGGCGCCGGCATGGAGATTTACCAGCCGAGCGGGAATATGATTGTTGATATCGGCGGCGGCACGACAGATGTGGCGGTCCTTTCCATGGGGAATATTGTGACAGCTGAAACTGTAAAAATGGCCGGTGACAAGTTCGACATCGAGATTCTTCAATATATTAAAAAAGAATATAAATTGCTGATTGGCGAGCGGACGGCTGAAGCAATCAAAATCAATGTTGCCACGGTCCGCGAAGGCTCGCGGCATGAGGAGATGGAAATCCGCGGCCGTGATATGGTCAGCGGTCTGCCGCGGACCATCACCATTGGATCTGAAGAAATTGGAAAAGCGCTCCGGGAGCCGGTTTCGATGATTGTTCAAGCTGCCAAACAAGTGCTTGAGAAGACACCGCCTGAGTTATCAGCTGATATCATTGACCGCGGTGTAATTTTGACTGGCGGCGGAGCTCTGGTTCACGGCATTGATGAGCTGCTTGGCGATGAATTGAAAGTGCCTGTATTGGTTGCAGAAGATCCAATGGACTGTGTCGCGAAAGGAACGGGCATTATGCTGGAAAATATCGATAAAGTTGAACGGAAAAAAATCGTCTAATTCAATTTAATGAAGCCTCCGTGCGAGTGAATTGTAACCAGAGATAAACAGCTAGAATTAGAGCAACAAATGGATGTAAGGAGAAACAAACCATGCCAACAGATGCGAAAGAAAAAACAGTAACCCGGGAGAGCGGGAAACAAGCAGAAGATCAAAAAAAGAAGCAGCAGCAGGAAGAGACAACAGACAAGGCAACCCGCAAAGAACAGAAGAAAAAGCGAAGAGAAGAAAAAAAGAAAAATAAGAAGCCCCGCCGGCGTATTTTTCCAATTTGGCTGCGAATTATCGTTGTTCTTCTGCTTGCGGCAATTGCGCTTGCACTCGGGTTGATTGTTGGTTATGGTGTCATCGGGGACGGTAACCCAATGGATGCCCTGGAGTGGGAAACATGGCAGCACATTATCGATATTGTTGTAAAAGAAGGTTGAACGACCCGTCACCGGATGTGGCGCGTTCTTAGCAGTGGTGATTGAAGTTTCGCTTTATATGGATAAACACATGTCCGGTGATATGCCGGGCATTTTTTGTTGGAATGCGAAAATTGTCTGAGCAAACCTGAACATCTGTTATAATGAGGTCAACTTACATACGCTAAAGGAGAGAGTTTTAATGGATATCGATCAAATTAAACAAACCATCCCGCACCGCTATCCGTTTTTGCTGGTGGACAAAGTGCTCGAAATGGAAGAAGGCCAGCGCGTTGTCGCCATCAAAAATGTTTCAGCAAATGAGCCATTTTTCCAAGGCCATTTTCCTGACTACCCTGTCATGCCCGGCGTATTGATTATTGAAGCATTGGCACAGACCGGTGCGATGGGCGTACTTGGCATTGAAGCGAACAAGGGCAAAATCGGATTTCTCGCGGGACTCGACAAATGCCGGTTTAAGCGCCAAGTGAAGCCGGGCGATCAACTGAGATTAGAAGTCGAAATCACCCGGGTGAAAGGCCCTGTCGGAATAGGTAAAGGCGTTGCAACAGTAGATGGCGAAGTAGTGTGCGAAGGTGAAATTACATTTGCAGTCCAATAGCGTTTATTTATTTAATCTCCGCGATAGCAGCGGGGATTTTTTAGGTTAAGGCTGTATTCTGAGCGGTTTCTCAAGTCCCTTTTTGAAGTTCGATTCGCTGCAAAAAGTCCCCGATGTGGCTTCTCAAGTCCTTTTTGGAGCTTTAGTCATCGAAAAAAGTCCCCGAGAAGGTTTCTCGAATCCTTTTTGGAGCTTTAGTCACCGTAAAAAGTCCTCGAGAAGGTTTCTCGAGTCCCCTTTGGAGCTTTAGTCACCATAAAAAGTCCCCGAGTGGCCACGATTTCCTGTTGAAATTTTAGAGACAAATTTTCATCTGGATGAGATTCGAATCTTTTATGATGAATATCATTTTATCATTCACAGGCGACAAAACTTTAATTGAAAAAAGACACATATACGGTTCGGGATATCTGCAAGCCCAATCCAAAATGCCATGGTAATATCAGGTGATTTTAAAAAAATGAGTATCGCATTGGATAAAATGGATAACCTAAGGGCGAAAGTGAACAACAAAGGAGGGACAATTAAAATGCAACGTAAATGGCCTTTCAAAATTGGCGCATCCATTTTGGCTTTGTCGCTGGTTGCTGCTTGCGGAACGGATAACCAGGAAGATCCGGCTGGTGAAGATGAAGCACCATTAAATCAGGAAGAAGATAATCCGGATATGAATGGTGATAATCAGGACGATCCGCAGCTTGAAAATGACGGCAATGGCACAAACGAAGGCGGAACGGATACCGAACAAGATGGCACTGGTGGTACCAATGAAGATGAGAATGACATGATGGACGAGGATAATAACAACAACAATAATAATGGCTGAGTGCTCATTTTAAAATCCCCTCAGAGAAAAGGGGATTTTTTCTGCTCTGCATCCATTCCATTTCTTGTGCTCACGTATCGGAAAGACATACATTCCGTTGAATGAAGTTTCACTTTATCTTCCTTTTTGAACACGCGCTAATAAATATGCCGTACTTTTTTTATCGCCATAAACAGCTGAAATTGAATATTTGAAACCCCATCAAATCACCGTTTTTAAAAATCAAAAAATTTTTACAAAATAAATAGATTATCTTTTGAAAACATAGTACAATAGTCTTAGAAAAAAACTAAAAAATGACAATAGACAACAAAATCAAACGATCAGGGGGAAACCTAATGGTAGGAGATTCAAATGCGGTTTATATTATCAGCAGAAAAACAAAAGCAATCATGACACAAGATTCACCGTATTATCGTTCGAGAATTTTAGAAATTGGACAGGAGCAGCAGTCTGTCCATAGTCCGGAGCAAATTATCGACCATTCATGTATTTTATACGGTGCCACGTTAAAGGGCAGAAGAGACTCGGCAAAAAAACGTTTGAAGTTGAATAACAAAGTGCCTGTCCCGGTGATACCTGAGGCATATGTTTATATGTTGCCGACTTGTTCTTCCAGAAGCAAAGAGAACGTATGGCTTTCGATTTGCCAGATCAAACAATTCGATCAGGAGGATAACGGGACTTATGTGACGTTTTACGATGGCACCGGTTTATATGTCAGCACTTCTGAATCATCGCTGGATATGCAATATAAACGGACAAGCGAGCTTATGCTCAAGCTGAATTGGCGGTGTTTCTTCGGTAACGACTTCTTTTTCCCTGAAGATTTTCGCTAGCTCTTTAAACAAATAATTTTCCTTGCTTTCCTCACCTGTCACCTGTAAAATGGAAAAATGACTGACTGGTTAGTATCGTTTTTAGCAGACAAAATTATTTATGGAACCAGGTGTTGAAATGAATACAAAAAAAATCAAATTAATTGAAGCCGGGATGAAATTATTTGCTGAAAAAGGCTATCACAGCACCTCTGTTGAAACAATTGCCACCAGTGCAGGTGTTTCCAAAGGTGCTTTCTATTTGCATTTTCAGTCCAAGAGTGATTTCCTGGCTACCGCTTTTGATTATTATCATCAGGAAATCACCAGCCGGATTCAAGCTGTCCAAAAAGAGAACCTGTCACCAAGAGAAAATTTTGCGAAACAGATTGAAACAATGACCGCGTACATATACCAGTACAAGGATTTTATTACGATGCACTTAAATCAAAATATTTCAATTGAAGCAGATACGGATAAAATCTTTCAGCAAATGAATGCGCAAAATTTTCACTGGCTGCATCAAAATATTAACAGCATATACGGCACTAAGGCGGAATATCATTACCCGGATATCATCATCCAGCTCGAAGGTTTGATGAACGGGTATTTTAAATGGATAATAATTGATGAAATTATGATTGACGGGAACCAATTAGGCTCCTATATCGTACGAAGGTTGGATGATGTTGTCAGCGGGCTCTTCGAACGAAACGAAACACCGCTGGTTACTGCAGATCATATTCCTGCTGTGTACACGAAAGAGACGCCTGTATCAGACGTTTTAACAGCCATGACGGAAAAAATTGATGCGCTCGCACTATCTGAAGATAAGAAAGGTGAACTGAACGCATTAATAGGAATCTTGTCGAATGAAACGGCAAAAGAACATCCACAAAAGGCAGTGATGCAAGGTCTTCTTGTCCATTTTCAGCGCATGTCTGAATTCGAAAAGGAATGCCGGGAACTCGCACGCCTTCTGGAGATGGATTTGCTTGAATAGGTAAGCCGAATCGGGTGCTTTAGGAACGTTGAGAATAGCATTTTGACGGGTTACAAACCATTACATAAACAAAAAGAGGAGTTTCAGCTATGCGAAAATTAATATTAACGGCAGCGGTAATTTTGCTGATTGGCATCCTTGCTGCATGCAATCAGGGAGAAGAGAACGATGAAGCACAGGAAGAACAGGAAACAGCAGTCGAAACGGCTGACGTCACAACGGGCGATCTTGTCATTGAAAAATCAATCTACGGGCGCACAGAGCCTAACAGTACAACGCCTGTTATGGCACCGGGTGCAGGGGAAGTGACCGAACTGGAAGTGGCAAACGGTGATACGGTGGACGAAGATGATCATTTGGCAACCATCCAGACCCCGGCAGGTAATCAGCGGGTTACGGCACAAGCATCAGGTGAAATTGCGAACTTAAACGTTGAAGAAAATGCCATGGCGAGTGATTCTGATCCGATGATGGTGATAGCGGATTTTGATTCCATGACGGTTAATCTGACTGTTTCTTCTGATACGCTTGATTTGCTTGAAGCAGGGGATACCTATCCTGTCGTCATCGAGAGAGAAGAATATGAAGCGGAAATCACGTCTGTCGGCACGATGCCGAATGATACCGGGCTTTATCCGGTTGAAGCGACCGTGGAAAATGGAGATGATGCGATTGTTTCCGGCATGGTTGCGGTTATGAACGTGCCGGAAAACCGGGTGAAGGATACGATAATCGTCCCAACTGAAGCAGTCGTTACACAGAGCGGTGAGACATTTGTTTATGTCGTGGAAGATAATCAAGCGATCCAAAAAACGATAACCGTTCAAGAGTCACAATCAGACGAAACAGCTGTTGAAGGTGACATCCAGGAGGGTGACCAAATTGTCGTTAATGGTCTTTTAACGTTGTCAGACGGTATGAATGTCAACGTGGCCGAAGAGGAGGATAATTCTTGAAACTCGTAAAAACATCTGTCAAACGGCCTGTTGGCGTCATCATGATTGTTCTGGCAATTATTGCCCTCGGGACCATATCCCTGCGTAACCTGAATGTCGATTTGTTTCCCGAAATTGACTTGCCGATTGCCGTTGTCGCAACATCCTATCAAGATGCGGCACCTGAAGAAGTCGAAAATTTAATCAGCCGGCCGATTGAGTCCTCGGTCAGTTCGGTCGAGGGGATTGAAACGGTTCAGTCCCAATCACAAGCAGGCTCCTCCCTTGTGATGATGATGTTCAATAATGGCACAGATCTTGACCAGGCATTGTTAAACGTGCGCGAAAGCATTGATCAGGTGAAAGGAATGCTGCCTGATGGTGCCGGCGACCCGAGCGTTTTAAGGTTTAACCCGGATCAGATGCCGCTCATGTGGGTCGGATTGACCGGCGATGAAGCAAGTAAACTGACTCAAGTGGCAGACGATCAAATTGTACCATTCTTTGAACGCCAAAGCGGTGTTGCTTCGGTTACCGTTGAAGGGGCAAAGAATCGGGAAATTCAAATTGTTCTTGATCAGGCAAAATTACAGCAGTACGGTGTAACATCTCAAACGATTACACAGGCATTAAATAATTCAAATCAGTCAGCTTCCGTCGGCGTCGTGGAAAAAGGCAACCAGGACCTGCAGCTCAGAGTGACCGGCGGCTTTGATTCGGTGGAGGATATAGAAGACACGCTTGTCCAGACACAATCAGGGGGCACGGTGCACATCGATGAGCTGGCAGAAGTAAACGATACACATGCGGAATCATCGGGTGACACACTTGTTAACGGTGAGCAGGCTGTTGTCTTATCGATTATGAAAAAAACGGATGCCAATACAGTCGAAGTGGCAAACAATATCAACGACAGCATGAAAGAAATGGAAGGAGATTTGCCCTCAGGCCTCAACACGGAAGTCATTATTGACACGTCTGAATATATAAACATGTCGATCAAATCAGTCGTACAGAATATCCTGATAGGCGGCATTATATCGTTTCTGATTTTGCTGTTATTCCTGAAAAGCATCCGGGCGACGATTGTTATCGGCCTGTCCATCCCGATCGCAATCATTTCAACATTTACACTGATGTATTTTACCGGTGAAACACTGAACGTTCTGACACTGGGCGGTCTGGCACTCGGCCTCGGGATGATGGTTGACAGTTCGATTGTCATACTCGAACATATTTATTCGTACCGACAGCGGGGTTATTCGCTGAAAGATTCCGCTATTAAAGGGGCATCAGAATTGACCCCGGCGGTTATTGCGTCAACGACGACGACATTGGTGGTCTTTTTACCGATGGTGTTTGTTGACGGCATCGCTTCAGACATGTTTACACCGCTTGCTATGACGGTATCATTTGCATTGATCGCTTCCCTGATTGCAGCGGTGACACTCGTTCCAATGCTCTCATCCAAACTGCTGGCAAAAGCAACAGAAGACAGCGGCAAACGTTATTGGTTCAATCGTTTCCTGAACCGGGTGAATAATGTCTACCGTGCCGTCCTCAAATGGGTTTTGGGACACCGGAAGACAACGGTGTTCGGCACGATTTTAATCATTGCAGGAAGTCTTGCTTCAATACCGATGATTGGCGCATCATTCATGCCGTCATCTGACCAGGGACAGCTTCAGGTCACTGTGGAAACACAGCCCGGCAGTTCACTTGAGCATACGCAGAATGTCGCAGAAGATGTGAACGAAAAGCTGACTGCCTATGATGACGTGATGGAGACGAATTATATGAATGTCGGCGGCGGTGGCGGTGGTGCTCCGGGAACCGGCGGCGCCAGCAATCAGGCTACCTATATGATGCAGCTGATTCCGGCCTCCGAGCGCACACAGTCAACAGATGATGTCGTTCAATCGATGAGTGAAGAGTTGGAATCTGTGCCGGGTGCCGAAATATCGGTGATGGCAACGGATAGTGCTGCCGGCATGGGGGACCCTGTTCAAATCAGTCTGACCGGTCCGGAGCATGAAGTACTGCGTGAGCTTTCAAATGAAGTCGTCAGTACAATCAGCGAGGTTGACGGTGTGCATAACGCCGCTTCATCAGCTGATGACGGTGCGCCGCAAATGCACATTCAAGTAGACTCGGAAAAAGCAGCTATGTATGGGCTCTCCGACCAGCAAATCACAAGCCAAATTCAGCTGCAATTTACCGGTCAGACCGCAGCTCAATACCGTGAAGACGGTAACGAAATGGATATTACGTTAATGTATCCTGAAGATGAACGCAGCACAATCAATGATTTGGAAAACGTAACAATTCAATCTGAAAGCGGAGCGGCGGTTCCTTTAACAACACTCGTTACATTGGAAGAAGTCGAGGGACCTGTCACCTTGCAGCGCGAAAATCAGCAGCCCCAGCTGAATGTGACTTCAGAAATCATCGGGCGTGATTTGGGCAGTGTGACAAATGATATCAGAGAGAAAATGGATAATATGGCCATGCCTGAAGAATACAGTTATGAAATCGGCGGCCAGGCAGAAGATATGGCAAGCTCATTTACGGATTTATCCATTGCGCTCGTGTTCTCGATCTTCCTGGTATACGCCGTCATGGCAGTCCAGTTTGAAAACTTCCTGTTCCCGCTTATTATCATGTTTTCACTGCCTGCAACCGTTGTTGGCGTATTGCTTGGGTTGCTTGTGACCGGCTTGCCGCTGAGTATTCCGGCATTTATCGGGGTTATCATGCTCGCGGGAATTGTGGTCAATAACTCAATTGTGCTTGTTGATTACATCAATATCCTGCGGCGTGACGAATATGGAAGAGACCGTTACGAAGCAATTCTTGAGGCAGGAACCAGTCGTCTCCGTCCGATTTTGATGACAACCTTGACGACGATTCTTGCTATGGTGCCATTAGGCCTTGCACTTGGTGAAGGCGCCGAAATGCAGCAACCACTGGCTATTACCATTATCTTTGGTCTGGCAATCTCAAGTCTCTTCACGCTGCTCTTAATCCCGGTCGTGTATACGCTCTTTGACGATTTAACCGCA
Protein-coding regions in this window:
- a CDS encoding TetR/AcrR family transcriptional regulator — encoded protein: MEPGVEMNTKKIKLIEAGMKLFAEKGYHSTSVETIATSAGVSKGAFYLHFQSKSDFLATAFDYYHQEITSRIQAVQKENLSPRENFAKQIETMTAYIYQYKDFITMHLNQNISIEADTDKIFQQMNAQNFHWLHQNINSIYGTKAEYHYPDIIIQLEGLMNGYFKWIIIDEIMIDGNQLGSYIVRRLDDVVSGLFERNETPLVTADHIPAVYTKETPVSDVLTAMTEKIDALALSEDKKGELNALIGILSNETAKEHPQKAVMQGLLVHFQRMSEFEKECRELARLLEMDLLE
- a CDS encoding DNA-directed RNA polymerase subunit beta yields the protein MPTDAKEKTVTRESGKQAEDQKKKQQQEETTDKATRKEQKKKRREEKKKNKKPRRRIFPIWLRIIVVLLLAAIALALGLIVGYGVIGDGNPMDALEWETWQHIIDIVVKEG
- a CDS encoding competence protein ComK, yielding MVGDSNAVYIISRKTKAIMTQDSPYYRSRILEIGQEQQSVHSPEQIIDHSCILYGATLKGRRDSAKKRLKLNNKVPVPVIPEAYVYMLPTCSSRSKENVWLSICQIKQFDQEDNGTYVTFYDGTGLYVSTSESSLDMQYKRTSELMLKLNWRCFFGNDFFFPEDFR
- a CDS encoding efflux RND transporter permease subunit, with protein sequence MKLVKTSVKRPVGVIMIVLAIIALGTISLRNLNVDLFPEIDLPIAVVATSYQDAAPEEVENLISRPIESSVSSVEGIETVQSQSQAGSSLVMMMFNNGTDLDQALLNVRESIDQVKGMLPDGAGDPSVLRFNPDQMPLMWVGLTGDEASKLTQVADDQIVPFFERQSGVASVTVEGAKNREIQIVLDQAKLQQYGVTSQTITQALNNSNQSASVGVVEKGNQDLQLRVTGGFDSVEDIEDTLVQTQSGGTVHIDELAEVNDTHAESSGDTLVNGEQAVVLSIMKKTDANTVEVANNINDSMKEMEGDLPSGLNTEVIIDTSEYINMSIKSVVQNILIGGIISFLILLLFLKSIRATIVIGLSIPIAIISTFTLMYFTGETLNVLTLGGLALGLGMMVDSSIVILEHIYSYRQRGYSLKDSAIKGASELTPAVIASTTTTLVVFLPMVFVDGIASDMFTPLAMTVSFALIASLIAAVTLVPMLSSKLLAKATEDSGKRYWFNRFLNRVNNVYRAVLKWVLGHRKTTVFGTILIIAGSLASIPMIGASFMPSSDQGQLQVTVETQPGSSLEHTQNVAEDVNEKLTAYDDVMETNYMNVGGGGGGAPGTGGASNQATYMMQLIPASERTQSTDDVVQSMSEELESVPGAEISVMATDSAAGMGDPVQISLTGPEHEVLRELSNEVVSTISEVDGVHNAASSADDGAPQMHIQVDSEKAAMYGLSDQQITSQIQLQFTGQTAAQYREDGNEMDITLMYPEDERSTINDLENVTIQSESGAAVPLTTLVTLEEVEGPVTLQRENQQPQLNVTSEIIGRDLGSVTNDIREKMDNMAMPEEYSYEIGGQAEDMASSFTDLSIALVFSIFLVYAVMAVQFENFLFPLIIMFSLPATVVGVLLGLLVTGLPLSIPAFIGVIMLAGIVVNNSIVLVDYINILRRDEYGRDRYEAILEAGTSRLRPILMTTLTTILAMVPLGLALGEGAEMQQPLAITIIFGLAISSLFTLLLIPVVYTLFDDLTAKITRRRKKA
- a CDS encoding rod shape-determining protein, whose product is MFSRDIGIDLGTANVLIHVKGKGIVLNEPSVVAMNRNTGRVLEVGEEARRMVGRTPGNIEAIRPLKDGVIADFDVTEAMLRHFIDKINVKGFFTKPTMLICCPTNITKVEQKAIKEAAEKSGGKKVYLEEEPKVAAVGAGMEIYQPSGNMIVDIGGGTTDVAVLSMGNIVTAETVKMAGDKFDIEILQYIKKEYKLLIGERTAEAIKINVATVREGSRHEEMEIRGRDMVSGLPRTITIGSEEIGKALREPVSMIVQAAKQVLEKTPPELSADIIDRGVILTGGGALVHGIDELLGDELKVPVLVAEDPMDCVAKGTGIMLENIDKVERKKIV
- the fabZ gene encoding 3-hydroxyacyl-ACP dehydratase FabZ; the protein is MDIDQIKQTIPHRYPFLLVDKVLEMEEGQRVVAIKNVSANEPFFQGHFPDYPVMPGVLIIEALAQTGAMGVLGIEANKGKIGFLAGLDKCRFKRQVKPGDQLRLEVEITRVKGPVGIGKGVATVDGEVVCEGEITFAVQ
- a CDS encoding efflux RND transporter periplasmic adaptor subunit; the protein is MRKLILTAAVILLIGILAACNQGEENDEAQEEQETAVETADVTTGDLVIEKSIYGRTEPNSTTPVMAPGAGEVTELEVANGDTVDEDDHLATIQTPAGNQRVTAQASGEIANLNVEENAMASDSDPMMVIADFDSMTVNLTVSSDTLDLLEAGDTYPVVIEREEYEAEITSVGTMPNDTGLYPVEATVENGDDAIVSGMVAVMNVPENRVKDTIIVPTEAVVTQSGETFVYVVEDNQAIQKTITVQESQSDETAVEGDIQEGDQIVVNGLLTLSDGMNVNVAEEEDNS